Part of the Uloborus diversus isolate 005 chromosome 9, Udiv.v.3.1, whole genome shotgun sequence genome is shown below.
aagaaatggtgtagttattcagaaaataagaacggaagagtaatattctggccatttggacaattcatactttattttcttgataagatacaaaatagggaagttgcaacctattaaatgttcatattttggctattggatattgttaattaacccttcaaactaaaaaattcaccatcgccgaattttaaaacaccgtggttgatttttaatgaatttttaaaaatccacgcgcaaaagtgcgcgcttctgaaacgtcacgatcCTACGTCACAGgtcgcgaatgggcagccttccgccgaagatcccttgtttttgctaggaacattttgaacgcgctgatatttttattttttagaaattcaataatccttttgaacacactatggaggccggattcgttaaagcacaatctaaataatcttcctcaagtaacaccaatgagatattcgaatattttcgagaggatgagttaatgttccagaaacgcgaggagttaaatgcgaggagaaagccttttacgtttcgtcttcgaagtcgaatgcgtgaccttcgcttctcccctatcggaagaggggatgacgtcacttcctatgccatttgacgtcacaagagcttgaactttaaaaatcaatttaaaaaaaactacttatcgtatcgcaaaaattttttcacctatgatgttcatacatgttactctatcatataaaaataaaattgaaaaatcgaaaacttccctattggagaacttttcaaggaatttcaaaaacttaaataattttcaaagactctcgaacagttgaaattatttgaagctctttatttacacttttcagaagttgattgcacagtcttacaaaatgattataactttgtaagacacacccgttttaagttaaaaataaatgcaacgaaatatttctcgaaacaaacttttttttttcaatcacaagtagtgcagaaaatgaaagagagtagagtatgtgttatttttttttctcattctaaaggtattaacagtatgcagtagaagtaagaaaaaaaaaaaaaaaaacaagcaataacaaaagaacttccatgatactgaattcggcattaaataaatgcaagacaagaaacatatcagtcacaaaaatgatcttgaaaattatgctacaaaaacgcgagaatcgtgattttttgcattttttactcaggatgtatcaaggagctgaatttggcacatcttggtaacaagctACTCGCCTAATCAGAAAATAGGGGCCCaacctttggggagtccccggctcgaaatcagtacagagtaagttttataagagttttaggggggaAGAGGGCAGGGTCGTGGACAgagaggagaagggacacctgttggcccgggcccgtcagggccccccccccctctggatacggccctggcaATGCGCCATTCTAGtcgaaatttcattcaaaaagtctAGGAGTGACATTGATTTAGCAGAAAATatgtatttaagtttaaaaatcctATTTTCATTATAgttcatatacagtggctcccaaaagtgttcatacactttgaaattttttagtaaaaccaaaataacgcgaaactgaattcgaatatgaataagtcctttttttttcacatcatttctatgtcattctaaataaaaccctgtattctttttaaaatattgacggatcttctttttgaaatgggtcaaaaaacgaagagacagaaattaTATGCCGCAAAAgttatcgtacactcaaatattttcgaataaattcatgattaaaattatcatatgtcgtttttttattatttttgtattgtgttgacccttaccctactagcaaaatttcttgcatcaatcttgacagatcttgatattatgctgacggcgtcaatattgacgtgtttcatactgcataaagcttgcataaagattaaaaagcaatattacaataacaacacgtatgcaacattgcattcatcttaaaatatcaatattgatattaccttacaataacaacactgcatacatgttgacgccgtcagaatgtattgatttcatgttgtcgccgtcaaggtaattagtacacaatagaacaggtggaccttcgttgatacttgcgcatgcgcacagttctttctacccagcgtcccttgcattgctggcacatcgacctacgattcagtcggttcagaggagctgcacgtggcgttggcgttgcgttcttaggcttcgttaagttggttgtttagttattagtgtggaatagtattgttttaggaataacttatgaatgactgataactgcatttgtttattaatatagtactaaacaagtcatatcgcagacgatgtgcgagcaatgttagaaatggccgaaaataacttttttcgtccctagactttgaaaccaaggacatgaagcccagaatttcgtattatcacttcaatctcatgagtaagattaattttattcaatggttatttatgttattctttaagataaatttacttatttattattttgctttctttactcttaactgtgttataaaaacttccgcaattattcccaACTAGGCATTtaatgtctttataatacaattagaagcatgaatttaaaaaataagtcaagtattacgcaaaacgaagaaactttcattttttaaattaaatttcgagtactattaatacctttatatgaatttccgatcagatgtcagctttaaggaaatattcttaggctagaaaactatcttgaagaataacagaaataattaaagaatgaaatttaattctcgagtttaaaatgaaaataatacaaataaataaatagataaaacaccttgcaaacgtgctgatttcatactgtcatgtcaatgtatcctgacattttcctgtcatatcaatacgtatgcaatattacaaaagcaagatcatcttgcctagaccttgatttcatgctgtcatgacaacatcttgatattatcctgtcatatcaatacgtatgcaagattacaaaagcaagatcatcttgcctagaccttgatttcatgctgtcatgacaacatcttgatattatccagtcatatcaatacgtatgcaatattacaaaagcagcctaccttgatattttcctgatattatgctgcatacaccttgtcagtcaatattgtggcagcctgctgacagcataaatagAGTAACATAACAagattgaggcagcattaatgcaagatgatttttcttgcatgtcaacctttatgcaatactgtggcaagatattttgcttaggGGGTAgtgattattactttaaaaaaccacaaacaccgttcgaaatttgaatttttccctcacagtagcggtaaattggtttgaaacgtctctaaattagttaatttattccattctaaattaaagtgcttgataaaatgctttaaagaaaagaatcggaccgaaaacaaggtaaaaaaaggtcaaccggcaaaattgacaaagcgtgatcagagatttacagttaaaaaaattacaaaaaagacacatttgagtgctgtaaaagtttctgcagagttaaatgaaaatttttacatttcattttctcctaaaattgttcgccaagttctctgattagttggatgaaatgggacctcttcccgcagaaattttcttggtcgtgcgaaaaacagaaagcttacgcttttcgccccaaaatcaatgataaataagctcaaaacgttttgaaattacgtcttacttacagataaaaatgaattcaacatttttgggtaaatttttgtataattatgtaaatagaagaaaaaaattaagattttaatcTAAAGAACTTCGTTGAACcaattaatcaggacggtgaaggcgttcttgtgtgagggtgcatgtcAGCACCAGGACttagtagtttggaattttttgatgaaataatgaatcatgctgttcatttaaatattttaaagcaaattttaaactattagccaaaaatttggttataggaaacaactttgttttttttttttttttatcaagccTCAAAAATGGTCCTAAAGTTGAGAAAATACCcgttcaatctccagatttgaacttaatgtaacatatttagagatatctggaggctagattacgaaaatacggttttgaaacgaaaatagagctagtaacaataagactcgaagtgtggttgaacacttactcagaaattacgcaaaaaaaaaaaagaaagaaaaaagaatgaaatctattcccagacgtttaaaaggtgttattgatactgcatgatattctactaaataataacttaataaaaagttagattgttcaataatatatagacattttttaaactgtacgaataattttgtgagataaaatttccggcactttttggtttttgatttttaaaaaattaagttttaatatttaaaaaaaaaaaaaattatgtcgttttgttgaaaattgatcacagatcttataattaaatacctattccgaaatatgaattctaaccaatggatagagccctatttcattgaaagtcataggtgtaccaacacttttgggagccactgtaagtgtTATTTTTCTGCATTGTGCGACCCCTTCCCTCGTCCGCGTCACGGGGGTTATTGGCAAACGGCTAATCGATATAGAGCGTatatgaatgggggggggggaggatttgatGCTCGTCTTTCGTTGatttcaatgtgactctgcttaatttagaagcTGATTAGCTAGCTAAATTTTTGATGATTCCCCTTCCCCCGATACTGATTACAAGTGTTTCATCAGTaattcaacagttatttttaaattttcatttcatatcTTGAGTGGctttcatttcaaagtttaatttatttatttatttttttagttttcccaaagcataaattaatttaatttttgcaaacgaAAATTACCGTAATTTTCTATTTTCCAATTTTCTTGTTAATATTGAAGCTttagtttgaagaaaattttacaaCGGTTTACGTAAGCGTTCAAACTTGAGGAGTTGAAtattttcagggaaaaaaaaacgaaaataaaaaaacctctttGCATACTTTATCCACCAGGTGGCAACACCTTAATTGAAAGCGCGGGATAACGCTGGGTTTGCATTTTTGGGCTAAGCGAGCTTTGTTGTTGGTGTGTGAGTGTTGGTTGTCTATTTTTGTAAGTGTAACTAGTTGTATTGTTctctttaattatttaatttaggttGGAATACTTTTAGTTTTCAACATCACTTTTAAGAAATCTTATCAATTTTCGTAGCTTATTgtaagaattttccaaaaattgaaaaagccGGTCGGAACGTTAATCGTTCAGGGTCTGTTGAAAGGAAAGTTCTGAAATAAggttttatttctcattttagttttataataagTCTCAATAATAGTTTTTGTTGAAGAATGTTTTAGGAATTCTGCTGTAATATTTTCcaaaggcaaagtgaaatgtaaattgttattttaagctatttttctcTGAGGGAGGAAAGGGGGGAGAGTTCGTCCGTTTCTTAATAACTTTATTGTAATTCAAATAATTAATGTATTTGCGAGATCTATCACTGATTAATAAACTGATTAGATAATAATTAGAGTGTTTGTGTAGTTTCTAACGCATTGGTGAACTCCTGATCTTTAATTGttattactatgattaatttaCTTTTCAGTCTTTAAGTTGTACaacactgcattttttttttctaattgtgtGATAGGATGAGATTTTCtttatgagaggaaaaaaaatgaaaaagatgcttGCTGACCTGTATTGTATAGCCATTTTGTTTTGGCCATTTTCTTTGTTGTCGTAACTTGACGGCAAATTTTAGTAATAAGTCTAAactatgattctttttttaaatataacttttactgTACCGCAACCCATACACgcgtttttaataaataagtttaaaaaatatatatgtatctgAAAGGAAAATTTGATTCGGCCATCTTAGCACTCTTGGGAAATTTTTCACTGAAAGCATCCTACCCGATTcttgattatgtttttattttttctcttgctTTAATTAAGAACAGTAGGTTATTTTTGAGTGAGAATTAAACCTTGTTAAGTGTTGATCAGTCTAACggtaaaagtttgaaattatttagcCTAAATGTTCATACTAGTTTTCAGAtgagtttatttatttcgaaaaattttgtttgaactgaaatatttgaTTGAACAATCCCCAGCAGgttaatcaaatttattaattagCGTGTAAAATTTTCCCCTCCAAATAATCTAGATTTTCTTAAGAATCGCACGCTTTTTTGTTATTGGAGAGCAATTGAagtttatatgattttaaaaatcattttttaaataacagattTAAGTGTTGATCATGTCTGATTCTGAAGCTGGTGGTGATGGACCCAAGAAAGGAAGGGGACGTCCTAAGAAGGCATCAGAGCCAAGAAGTGAAAGCAAAGTATGTAGAAAGTACTTTTtaacatgcttttaaaatttttatcatgtgcaagttttgtttatttactttcttctCCAGGATAGTGGTGATGAACCCAAGGCAAAACGAGGAAGGGGCAGACCTAAAGGTTCCGTAAAGAAAGGGAAAAAGGTACCTACttattttgatgtaatttttttaatctgcaaATTTGATCTATTGAAAAGagtgaaatttagtacaaatagtAAATTTGAtgtgcaaaacattattttgtttctcTGAACTTGTTTTGTaatgttgtaaaaaaatgttccttCCTCATCTTCTTCTGCTAAAGCGTCTTACAAtacataatttgaaatttatcaaaCATGACCTAATTCATATTTATCTTTAGGTTGCTGCAAGCAATTCTGTAGCTTCTCCTAAAAAAGGCCGTGGAAAGCCTAAGAAAAGTGTAagtttgcaattttactttaacAGTTATACCCTCAATATCACGAAGTCGAAAGGACGttttaaaaaaagagtttttgagataacaaggtcataacataataaaatattcttaaaattcccTGTGTCTCTAAAAGGGTTTTCCCGTTCatctccccctttttttaccAAAAGGTCAAACAAAATGGTGTCAGTAGGgggctgaaagttttttttttggcttctctGCTTACATTATCTAGCGACATAACGACTAGCACCTAAGCCGAGTACAGAGAgcctttttaaaagtatataaagcaatgttaaaagcacaaatgtgcaggaatactgcagacacgtgtttctgtgtAACAAGGAACATCTTCAGTgactaatgaatgtaaaaaaaaaaaaatcagtcttttGTCGGATGACTTCAAGTTCAttagctaaaattatttacttacatCTTGTTAGGATTCAATCCTTATTTCTATTCTAAATGCGCATGTCAATATTGCGTCATATCTCCTCCCAGAAACCTTTGCGCTTCATCAAGTGCAGAGATGTCTCTTGTATATGTAGTGATGGCTGTAGTATGTAGATCAGAGTAGTCTGTAGTTTTCATCTATGTGTAATTGATGTGTAACTATCAATTAATGTTTGTGCTTAGCAACTGTGTTTAATCCTGCCCAcacattttttaagcaaaagtatttttatgttttagcttataaatttgtttgtagcaaaaatccatttaataatatagaaattttctatacttacctttttgtcccatctttatacataaaggtctaatctctgtccggatgtccggggtaaacgtcaaaactactggaggcattttaaccattttttcaccatagatagctacataatcggggaacaacttaggctataatttgttccttcaaaaattagttttaaaaagttatggtggaaaacagcacatctcatgtaatttctccattagGTGATTAactataaaatccattgttaggaaaattcgttgcctaacaacagcaatattaaaactaatcataatgtaaattttgaatcaaggcctctctggagcaagcatgatatttattgctttcttaggagttgcatccttatctttatacataaaggtctaatctctgtccggatgtccggggtaaacgtcaaaactattGGAggcattttaaccattttttcaccatagatagttacatcaccatatgtagagtaaagaaatatacatggagaggccccgtctatggtaaaaaggagatgaaattgaagccgaaaTATTGgggtacagcggtgcaatgattagcggggttatgataacgtgatcgcttcgcgagtatagttttcaccaatctcacaaagagaccgtataaagtagctggcggattggtttgcattttaattcatgtattaatgcaatttcaaaaacgtgctccataaacttgcaacaatatctaagtttaaattaagaatcgattgagattcagtaatggaatgttttgaatcaagatgaaTCTTAAAATAcatagcaagaagctaaggatcttggaatacagcggtgcaacttccggcttcaatttcttagtatagcagggcctctgtatgtaatttcttttctctatgtgattaaaaataaaacccattgttacaaaaattcgttgcctaacaacagcaatattaaaagtaatcataatgaaaattttgaatcaaggcttctccggagcaaacatgagtttaaagtcatttaaacatttggaaactacttTTCGCACACTGAGGGTAGGAGAGCTTTAGTTCAGAGTTAAAGCTTATAgtatagagctttttttttcttttgtgtgcgtatgtgtactatttaattaaatgaagcacgcacacggtttttttagtgatctttgtttttgttagttcatattttggaaattcttcaacattttaatatgcttaaattcgtgctttcgcttctaaatgaatattcgttggttctttacacttattgctattttacttttatgggtaaggaagaagctcgatttttaatcacgtcaaaaaggcgTGTTTTGAGTTCCTTCAgttaaaacggaaaacgaaaaaaaggagcaattgtttcttacaattattactgacccaggcaacgccgggtacatttgctagtttttaataaataagtttcatttacttaggggcattaaaatatttactccattgaagcgtAACAAAATTCAttactctcaaaatttaaatttgagttataaatgattgcagtatattacaTGCATGCACtgtttaattgtaaaatctgcctTGAACAGGATTGgattttggactgtccaaaactggtttaggacaggacaagtggtttttaccgtccgaAACCGTCCAAAACTAAACAACACTGAAATTAATGACATAGGCAGAAATTTGAAAATAGAAAGATGCTCAGCACTTAAAGTGATTTCAAAGGGGAAATGTAGGGTTAACAGTTTTTAAATTGTCCTTTGTTGAGCTCAAAAGAATTTAAGTGCAGTACAATAGGAGTTAATATACTTTCctacattgtttaaaaatattaaaacagaatAACAGTGATACATAGTGATGTTTCAAAAGTCAACAATAGAAGGTATTCCTTTATACTGAGAAAAAAAActcacatgatttatttttttttccctttttcttttataagttcTAAACatttgtttagaattttcttgtaattcatttttatttcatgtttctatttagtcatttttaaattataatttttttagtgtaatatcaaccccacacacattttcaaataattattcagtaattttgcaattttattttattgcagtCAAAACTTGATATCTCAAACCTccttatcgaaaaaaaaattttccccagcattttctataaaaacccctatgtattttccatagatatctcgaaatttatttttcaaaacccttgatatgtcaaaattttttacacagaagcaagtttcaattgttttgcttcggcaatttttgtagtaaaaccagttccagggacaattgcttaacgcttttcatcccttttcttggaaatttgtgaataggggattggggcaagataataggggagtgttgacATGAAGGGGGTGCAGTGTTTTCTCCAgaatttagaatctttgtgcatttttcTGGAtaatgttgtccactttgaggaaaggggttcgattttccgtctgtcagttttcaagcgaaaacggaaaatgcatTCCTTGTTTTcttcattcagcttttttaactccaacaaaatggctgctgagaactttttgaatgcaACGTTACAaacttttagttgaaaaaaaccaagttgaaatttttgtacatttcagaatctcatcctgtgcactttcgacaattagaaaatttcaaatctagtgaaatattgaagactactttgtTGATTGTAAAGACCATGTTCTGGATCTAATTATCCGAATGAGTTTCGGTCCCCATTTTTTAGAGTAATATTTCTActgcacaaagactttttttctgacgatcaaaaagttaaaagtaaaaaattgcctataccTTTCGAAAACGGATTGTCATTTCCAGCAGCTTTCCGATTGCATTTCGACCGGCAGATCAGAATCTgttgatgtcggcggatcggaattCATCGATGTAACTTGAATTGCTTTGAAATGATGGacgctttattaaattttttccatctttccaaaatgaaaatggattttgaaattttttttatcttctccgCTTTCCCGGTATGGGGTTCGTTATCGAGTTGAAGgattaacgggggggggggggggggggggggggcctttggATTGCGCGGGATTTACCGATTCCCGCGCTCTATTTCAAATTCTGTTTAAAGGAAGTTAACATTGAAAAtatgttgtattggtattcaaCAATGTAAGTCATTATCCTAGAAATTATcgaataattttattcttgaaattcTGTGGCAGCCCTGTTTGTAATAACGGTAAAGATCCAAAAAAGATGGGATGAAAATCTTCCACGGattcgcaattttccactttttagaattttttcatttCCCGGCCGCCCAGCATTTTCAAGTGATCACTGGCGTCCCCCCCCCCTGTCAGGATTTTTGCTGACTCATGTGTTCTTTCTTAGGTAGGAAGAAGAAAGGAACTTcatttcgtgggggggggggggggaggctcgaGAATGATGTAGAAAGGGTCAGCGTTTATGCATTTAGAAATCAGATTGCATCCACTTCCATAACACTTGCTCATTTTTGTCTATTATGCTGTCCTATCCCTtaaacctttataactttttgtagACTGTTATTTTCAGCCCTTGTATGtattcagggttgccaactcGCTCATTTTTGTCTATTATGCTGTCCTATCTTTTGAATTCTACACATTAATAacatgtactttatttttgttacattcaaaattcttttaaatttccgTTTAAAACCgacttaatgattttaaaaattaatttactctcATTATGAATTAAAAGTCCCTAAGCCAAATTATGCCCCATTTCAACCCACCACATGAAAATAGCAacagaagaagaaagaaatgatatttttccTACTTGTATTTTGCAAATTGTAGATGAAAGTCTGTTCTAACTGATAACACTTGGGAATTTcaagaggaaaaaaatgtttagcaAGATTTCAAGAAGTTTGTCAGGCTTCCTAAAAATTCACATGTGACTTGAGAAACAAAATGCCAGTGTAGTGCTCCCAGCAATTtacacaaactttttaaaaatcagaattgtAGCCAAAAAGCCACTTATAACTTGcgtaaagtttgagaaaaattcagccagaccaaaaatttttgttaaccccttcagacctggtgtccggtatactgAACAACcattttaaacagctgctaatcatttgaTAATTGATTTcattagctgatttttttttttttttttgtagttgactctttacattctgcttattataatctgtgaaataatttttcgttttgggattgattaaaattatataatttttaattaatcatttcaaacacttatattatgttttataattgtttgtaggacattttataatgaagtttgtttggtattttatcgtttttgtatatgaaatattgatttaaaaaatataagtttggaatattggacgtgccatagcTCTTTTagttttctcctacaaactcaaaattttatctaatataccctttaccatagaacactgtgtaccaaatatcaaaatttttgtcaaatatttcataattcccagggttgccaactgctccgcattttgcagaGTTGCTCCTCGAAAATAGCGAAACTCCGCGACTctgcaaagaagttcttttgcacTGCATTTCCCGGCCAAACGTTTTCAAGcgtaaattttgctattttatcataacaaacgtaaaatataggaaattaaagaTGTTTATATTCAAAGATTGAAagattttaaagctgttttatcaatttaaaaatgttcttttatatccagtgcttaaaatgattattaaagctctaaaacaattttagataagtggttttagttatttttattgatttttgtacaaaataccgaactgcattgctcctcaaaatcaccacagatgctcctcaaattgtttcgccaaggttggcaaccctgaattccgactgaaggggttaataaaAATACACCtcatgacccatttcaccccacctgatCCTACTGAATGATAAGATGACAGTGAagtctcaaaatttaattttgtttttggaaacatgccaccGTTAAAAGTGGCTTTGCTGAACATTGCTtactaagtttaaaatttcagtcttttgcatCCTTCAAACTGTTAAGTTATTTcacaattacatattttttataaaaataactaaactgcaaaaaaatgaGCATCTAATTTCAGTTCATTGGATTTTTAAgcttaagatttgaaataaaaaaaaattaataaaaaaagtacattttagatGGGTAGTGTAATAATTATATTCTTATGTATTAAGAGTTTTTAATCattattgtagaaaatatttagcatatgcttatttttctaacaataaactttttttagatCCTTTTTCTCCTAAAAGCTCATAATTTTCTCACATGATTTGTTGCAGTTTAAGAGTAGTGGTGCAACCATTTTTCCAGAAAAGTAGTGTAGAATTAAGCACCAGCTAAATACTGTTATTCATGAGCCAATAGGGAGGGGGGCTTGAATCAATTGAGATTTCTAACTATGTACTCGGTTATGCTGGAATTGTCCTAGCACATATCCTGCTATAGCAAAAAGAGTAAGAAAGTTTTCAAGGGTGCTAAGAAAGAGTAAGACAAACTTAAGAGGGAGGAGACCAACTtttggacaaaaaataaataaattttgagtagGGTTTATTATAGGGTTACAACTCAAGTCAATATTCATGAACctggaatatttattttaaaccgaCTGTAAAACTGAAAGTGTCAAGAAATTTTATTCTTGGACTTAAGTGGACTAAAGACTAACTAAGTGGACAACCCGACTAAAAATGTTGTGCAGTACAACCTCAAATTGGCTAGACtttgtttttaaactatgtttatttatttttttaatcggatGGCATGAAATAATAGCTTCAGTTTGGTCATTAgtcttttttcataaaagaaatataaCTATTATTAGAGCTGAAGTGCAATAAACAAATGTAATGAGTTTGGTTTGCCCATAA
Proteins encoded:
- the LOC129229889 gene encoding high mobility group protein HMG-I/HMG-Y-like, which codes for MSDSEAGGDGPKKGRGRPKKASEPRSESKDSGDEPKAKRGRGRPKGSVKKGKKVAASNSVASPKKGRGKPKKSAPKETKNLSDDGGSDASDADD